The following coding sequences lie in one Candidatus Neptunochlamydia sp. REUL1 genomic window:
- a CDS encoding NUDIX hydrolase, with amino-acid sequence MALQVFLEAPEGFISDLTVIGCYCQYQDAFLLLKRHPKCFSGEKWCLPGGKLNEGEARIEGARRELHEEAGVALVPKDLSHFLTFYFDRGDLKYDFTVYHCSFEKRPALQIHLKEHTEGRWVTHKEAITFPLIAGGREVLDYCLQKRGDLSI; translated from the coding sequence ATGGCTCTTCAAGTTTTTTTAGAAGCTCCCGAGGGATTTATCTCAGACCTTACTGTTATCGGATGTTATTGTCAGTACCAGGATGCCTTTCTACTCCTCAAACGCCACCCCAAATGCTTTTCAGGTGAAAAGTGGTGCCTTCCTGGGGGGAAACTCAATGAAGGAGAAGCTCGCATTGAAGGAGCACGGCGAGAATTACATGAAGAGGCGGGAGTCGCGTTGGTTCCAAAGGATCTTTCTCATTTTCTCACATTTTATTTTGATCGAGGGGATTTGAAATATGACTTCACTGTTTATCATTGCTCTTTTGAAAAGAGACCTGCACTTCAGATTCATTTGAAGGAACATACTGAAGGGAGATGGGTGACTCATAAAGAGGCTATCACTTTTCCACTGATAGCTGGTGGACGTGAAGTTCTAGACTATTGCTTGCAAAAGAGAGGTGATTTGAGTATTTAG